A stretch of the Ischnura elegans chromosome 5, ioIscEleg1.1, whole genome shotgun sequence genome encodes the following:
- the LOC124159195 gene encoding leucine-rich repeat flightless-interacting protein 2 isoform X3: MDSLSSVGGRRRAVTKHYSAEDQALDQIAREAEARLAARRQARAEAREIRMRELERQQKEAEENADRVYDMYSDPVGRPGHRVSTPSGRTSSVGIGNSSVGVTSVTVASPSYLSSRRSSEDSVDEGGSLGANTSLRDMRHELKELEEKFRKSMIQNAQLDNEKSSLTYQVELLKDQIEEIEEMHWQLQKEHKDKCREFDQLKRSSVKLKEDMDFYKAQLEERDMLIQQHGLVIVADNDVASDDDDEDDLGENENGRCKKKEKGKPRKVLVSVESAQMLQDAGEGSLDVRLRRFAEERNELQDQVRHLKLEIEEVQSRHGKKSVGSISTSGQGGGSVHPVISSSGATLNGPELDVLDLQREANKQLADYKFKLQKAEQDVSTLQANVARLESQVIRYKSAAEAAEKVEGELKSEKRKLQRELREAQTRLEELETSNTHLQRRLDKLKSAKSALLKDL, translated from the exons ATGGACAGTCTTAGTAGTGTTGGAGGCAGACGCAGAGCAGTCACCAAGCATTACTCTGCTGAGGATCAAGCACTTGACCAAATTGCCAGGGAG gCTGAAGCGAGACTTGCAGCCCGAAGGCAGGCTCGAGCCGAAGCTCGAGAGATTCGTATGCGGGAATTAGAACGTCAGCAAAAAGAGGCTGAAGAAAATGCTGACAGAGTATATGATATGTATTCTG ACCCTGTGGGTCGCCCTGGACACCGGGTGTCAACTCCTAGTGGTAGGACCTCATCGGTAGGAATTGGTAACAGTTCTGTTGGTGTTACCAGTGTAACAGTTGCTTCGCCATCATATCTTTCAAGCCGAAGAAGTTCAGAAGATTCGGTTGACGAAGGTGGTAGTCTTGGAGCAAATACAAGTTTAAGGGATATGCGG CATGAACTGAAAGAATTGGAGGAGAAGTTTAGGAAGTCTATGATTCAGAATGCACAGTTAGATAATGAGAAGTCATCCTTAACCTACCAAGTAGAATTGTTAAAAGACCAAATTGAAGAAATAGAAGAAATGCATTGGCAACTGCAG aAAGAGCATAAGGATAAATGTAGGGAATTTGACCAATTGAAAAGGTCATCTGTTAAGCTTAAAGAAGATATGGACTTTTACAAAGCACAATTGGAGGAGAGAGATATGCTCATTCAG CAACATGGTTTAGTCATAGTTGCCGATAATGATGttgccagtgatgatgatgacgaggaTGACTTGGGGGAGAATGAGAACGGAAGGTGTAAAAAGAAGGAAAAGGGGAAACCAAGGAAAGTGTTAGTTTCTGTTGAGTCTGCTCAAATGTTGCAAGATGCTGGTGAAGGATCGCTcg ATGTTCGGCTCCGTCGGTTTGCAGAAGAAAGGAATGAGTTACAGGATCAGGTGCGGCATCTCAAGCTAGAAATTGAAGAAGTTCAAAGTCGGCATGGTAAAAAATCTGTTGGCAGTATATCAACGAGTGGGCAAGGTGGTGGTTCTGTACATCCAGTTATATCTTCCAGTGGCGCTACTCTCAATGGACCGGAATTAGATGTTCTTGATTTGCAGC GTGAAGCAAATAAACAACTAGCAGATTACAAATTTAAGTTGCAAAAGGCTGAACAAGATGTGTCTACGCTTCAGGCAAAT GTTGCACGCTTAGAAAGCCAGGTCATTAGGTATAAATCAGCGGCAGAAGCTGCAGAAAAGGTTGAAGGAGAGCTTAAATCAGAGAAACGGAAACTTCAAAGGGAG
- the LOC124159195 gene encoding leucine-rich repeat flightless-interacting protein 2 isoform X2 has protein sequence MSREDPESEVASAGQRGRRSGERLSGCPAPEEEEDDDCLVGYLGKGVDEAEARLAARRQARAEAREIRMRELERQQKEAEENADRVYDMYSDPVGRPGHRVSTPSGRTSSVGIGNSSVGVTSVTVASPSYLSSRRSSEDSVDEGGSLGANTSLRDMRHELKELEEKFRKSMIQNAQLDNEKSSLTYQVELLKDQIEEIEEMHWQLQKEHKDKCREFDQLKRSSVKLKEDMDFYKAQLEERDMLIQQHGLVIVADNDVASDDDDEDDLGENENGRCKKKEKGKPRKVLVSVESAQMLQDAGEGSLDVRLRRFAEERNELQDQVRHLKLEIEEVQSRHGKKSVGSISTSGQGGGSVHPVISSSGATLNGPELDVLDLQREANKQLADYKFKLQKAEQDVSTLQANVARLESQVIRYKSAAEAAEKVEGELKSEKRKLQREELRTRHFHW, from the exons ATGTCGCGTGAGGACCCAGAGTCGGAGGTTGCGTCTGCGGGCCAGCGCGGACGCCGGTCCGGGGAGAGGCTCTCGGGTTGCCCGGCTCCCGAGGAAGAAGAGGATGACGATTGTCTCGTTGGATACCTCGGCAAGGGCGTGGACGAA gCTGAAGCGAGACTTGCAGCCCGAAGGCAGGCTCGAGCCGAAGCTCGAGAGATTCGTATGCGGGAATTAGAACGTCAGCAAAAAGAGGCTGAAGAAAATGCTGACAGAGTATATGATATGTATTCTG ACCCTGTGGGTCGCCCTGGACACCGGGTGTCAACTCCTAGTGGTAGGACCTCATCGGTAGGAATTGGTAACAGTTCTGTTGGTGTTACCAGTGTAACAGTTGCTTCGCCATCATATCTTTCAAGCCGAAGAAGTTCAGAAGATTCGGTTGACGAAGGTGGTAGTCTTGGAGCAAATACAAGTTTAAGGGATATGCGG CATGAACTGAAAGAATTGGAGGAGAAGTTTAGGAAGTCTATGATTCAGAATGCACAGTTAGATAATGAGAAGTCATCCTTAACCTACCAAGTAGAATTGTTAAAAGACCAAATTGAAGAAATAGAAGAAATGCATTGGCAACTGCAG aAAGAGCATAAGGATAAATGTAGGGAATTTGACCAATTGAAAAGGTCATCTGTTAAGCTTAAAGAAGATATGGACTTTTACAAAGCACAATTGGAGGAGAGAGATATGCTCATTCAG CAACATGGTTTAGTCATAGTTGCCGATAATGATGttgccagtgatgatgatgacgaggaTGACTTGGGGGAGAATGAGAACGGAAGGTGTAAAAAGAAGGAAAAGGGGAAACCAAGGAAAGTGTTAGTTTCTGTTGAGTCTGCTCAAATGTTGCAAGATGCTGGTGAAGGATCGCTcg ATGTTCGGCTCCGTCGGTTTGCAGAAGAAAGGAATGAGTTACAGGATCAGGTGCGGCATCTCAAGCTAGAAATTGAAGAAGTTCAAAGTCGGCATGGTAAAAAATCTGTTGGCAGTATATCAACGAGTGGGCAAGGTGGTGGTTCTGTACATCCAGTTATATCTTCCAGTGGCGCTACTCTCAATGGACCGGAATTAGATGTTCTTGATTTGCAGC GTGAAGCAAATAAACAACTAGCAGATTACAAATTTAAGTTGCAAAAGGCTGAACAAGATGTGTCTACGCTTCAGGCAAAT GTTGCACGCTTAGAAAGCCAGGTCATTAGGTATAAATCAGCGGCAGAAGCTGCAGAAAAGGTTGAAGGAGAGCTTAAATCAGAGAAACGGAAACTTCAAAGGGAG
- the LOC124159195 gene encoding leucine-rich repeat flightless-interacting protein 2 isoform X1: MSREDPESEVASAGQRGRRSGERLSGCPAPEEEEDDDCLVGYLGKGVDEAEARLAARRQARAEAREIRMRELERQQKEAEENADRVYDMYSDPVGRPGHRVSTPSGRTSSVGIGNSSVGVTSVTVASPSYLSSRRSSEDSVDEGGSLGANTSLRDMRHELKELEEKFRKSMIQNAQLDNEKSSLTYQVELLKDQIEEIEEMHWQLQKEHKDKCREFDQLKRSSVKLKEDMDFYKAQLEERDMLIQQHGLVIVADNDVASDDDDEDDLGENENGRCKKKEKGKPRKVLVSVESAQMLQDAGEGSLDVRLRRFAEERNELQDQVRHLKLEIEEVQSRHGKKSVGSISTSGQGGGSVHPVISSSGATLNGPELDVLDLQREANKQLADYKFKLQKAEQDVSTLQANVARLESQVIRYKSAAEAAEKVEGELKSEKRKLQRELREAQTRLEELETSNTHLQRRLDKLKSAKSALLKDL; this comes from the exons ATGTCGCGTGAGGACCCAGAGTCGGAGGTTGCGTCTGCGGGCCAGCGCGGACGCCGGTCCGGGGAGAGGCTCTCGGGTTGCCCGGCTCCCGAGGAAGAAGAGGATGACGATTGTCTCGTTGGATACCTCGGCAAGGGCGTGGACGAA gCTGAAGCGAGACTTGCAGCCCGAAGGCAGGCTCGAGCCGAAGCTCGAGAGATTCGTATGCGGGAATTAGAACGTCAGCAAAAAGAGGCTGAAGAAAATGCTGACAGAGTATATGATATGTATTCTG ACCCTGTGGGTCGCCCTGGACACCGGGTGTCAACTCCTAGTGGTAGGACCTCATCGGTAGGAATTGGTAACAGTTCTGTTGGTGTTACCAGTGTAACAGTTGCTTCGCCATCATATCTTTCAAGCCGAAGAAGTTCAGAAGATTCGGTTGACGAAGGTGGTAGTCTTGGAGCAAATACAAGTTTAAGGGATATGCGG CATGAACTGAAAGAATTGGAGGAGAAGTTTAGGAAGTCTATGATTCAGAATGCACAGTTAGATAATGAGAAGTCATCCTTAACCTACCAAGTAGAATTGTTAAAAGACCAAATTGAAGAAATAGAAGAAATGCATTGGCAACTGCAG aAAGAGCATAAGGATAAATGTAGGGAATTTGACCAATTGAAAAGGTCATCTGTTAAGCTTAAAGAAGATATGGACTTTTACAAAGCACAATTGGAGGAGAGAGATATGCTCATTCAG CAACATGGTTTAGTCATAGTTGCCGATAATGATGttgccagtgatgatgatgacgaggaTGACTTGGGGGAGAATGAGAACGGAAGGTGTAAAAAGAAGGAAAAGGGGAAACCAAGGAAAGTGTTAGTTTCTGTTGAGTCTGCTCAAATGTTGCAAGATGCTGGTGAAGGATCGCTcg ATGTTCGGCTCCGTCGGTTTGCAGAAGAAAGGAATGAGTTACAGGATCAGGTGCGGCATCTCAAGCTAGAAATTGAAGAAGTTCAAAGTCGGCATGGTAAAAAATCTGTTGGCAGTATATCAACGAGTGGGCAAGGTGGTGGTTCTGTACATCCAGTTATATCTTCCAGTGGCGCTACTCTCAATGGACCGGAATTAGATGTTCTTGATTTGCAGC GTGAAGCAAATAAACAACTAGCAGATTACAAATTTAAGTTGCAAAAGGCTGAACAAGATGTGTCTACGCTTCAGGCAAAT GTTGCACGCTTAGAAAGCCAGGTCATTAGGTATAAATCAGCGGCAGAAGCTGCAGAAAAGGTTGAAGGAGAGCTTAAATCAGAGAAACGGAAACTTCAAAGGGAG